In the Desulfosporosinus acidiphilus SJ4 genome, CCGCCGACCCGGGCTTCTGAAGCTAAACGTTCAAGCTCGACAATTTGAGGTTGGGCAGAACGATGATCTGAAATGGCAATTTCGCCCGCCCCGATGACTTTCTCTATGAGAGCTATATCTTGCTGTAAGGTTGAGAGCAGAGTCCTCGCAGGTACTTGATAGGCACCACTGTATATAAAAGTACTTATCCCTTCATCTTCGAGGGCATAGGCCTTTGTTAGAAGCTCTGAAACGGACCGGGAAATTGAATCAGTTCCCAAGCAGCCAACAACCGTTGTCGTTCCACTGAGTGTAAGCAGCGACAGTTGAATTTCAGGAGTTCTGGAAGCAGGTCCAGCCTCCCCCCCACCGCCGCAAATATGTACATGGGCATCTATAAAACCGGGCGCCAGAGTTAAACCCCGAAGGTCTACCTCTTCTCCCTCGACAAAGTCAGGCAAACGAAGATTTTTCCCGATGGAAGCGATGGTCGATCCAACAATAAGGACATCCGTTTCCTCTATGTATTTCGGACTATAAATCTTAGCATTCTTTAGTAATTGCCACATCATGACTTCCTCCCTAGAGGTAGAATGCCCCAATTTTAGAATCATATTCCTATACTAAAAATTTTCTCTAAACAACATTAAAATCCTTTCAGCTTTAAGGCAAAGTCAAAATTTTCTTAAGCATTTCCGCCTTTCCATAAGCATATGGTTAGAAGTAAACGCCTAATGTAGGGAGGTTAAAAATGCCGAGAAGGACCTTTGTTTATGGGGCAACGATTCTTTTAGGAGCTAATTTATTGAATCGCCTCCTAGGTTTTGCTTATCAATATTTAATCATGGCACATATTGGCGGAGAAGCCTATGGTCTCTTTACTATGGTTTTTCCTCTCTATATGCTTGCTTTGGTTTTTACGACAGCAGGAATTCCCTTAGCTATTGCCAAAATGGTCGCTGAAGAAGTTTCTTTAGGGAGGGCCTACCAAGCCCGTTCCATCTTTCGTCTGGCCTTTTGGCTTCTTACGGTTTCAGGAGGTTTTGTTTCTACCAGTCTCTATTTTCTTACCCCATACATAGCTCATAGAATTTTCCCGGACCCCAGAGTTCTTACAATTTTTCAGATTTGTACACCTGCTATCTTCATTGTCTCAATCTCATCGGTCTTTCGTGGGTATTTTCAGGGACTTCAAAATATGGTTCCTACTGCAGTGAGTCAAATTTGCGAACAGGTAATCCGCGTCACCGTCGGGTATACAACGGCAGTCCAACTTCTCAAAGTCGGTGTTGAATGGGCGGCAGCAGGATTAGCTATAGGTATGCTGGCAGGAGAAGCCGTCGGATTGTTCGTGATTATCATTCATTACCAAAGATCAAAAATAATCTTAACAGAAAACAGCGGCCCCCATCCATCTTCACGGCATATTTTAAGCCAATTATGGCATCTCGCCTCCCCAGTCACAGTCGGCAGGTTATTTTCTACGGGACTTTCTGCCTTAGATGCCATGCTCATCCCTCAGTGCCTTCTCACAGCCGGATACAGTGCTCGGGAAGCAACAACGTTGTTCGGGCAGCTGGGAGGTTCCGCCTTTACCTTACTTACCTTCCCCAGCGTTTTTACGTTTGCCTTAGCGACGTCGCTTGTTCCGTCAATTTCTGAAGCAGCGGCACAACGCCAGTTTCACATCCTTCGTGCCCGCAGTTCCGAAGCTATTCGCTTAACGATCATGATTGGTATCCCCTGTTTGGTTATCTTGTTTTATTTTTCTCAACCACTGACCATGTTTTTTAAAAGTCCGGAAATCTCACCGGTTTTACGAATCTTAGCTTTAGGAGGTATTTTTTCATATATACAGCAAACAACCACAGGAATTTTACAAGGTCTCGGTAAGGTCCAACTTCCGGTACTTCATTCCATCATAGCTGCTGTACTGCGGATTCCAATTTTAATCTATCTCACCAGCCTTCCTCAATGGGGGCTTCGGGGAACAGCCTGGGCCTACGTGATTGGTTTTATAATCATGGCCGCCTTAAATCTTCAAGCAATAACCAGAAGCAGCGGTATGCCTATTGACCTTCAGCGTTTTCTCCTCCAACCCTTTAGCGGGGGGATCGGCATGTTGTTATTTTTTCATACTTTAGACCCTAAATTAGGAGGTCACTTCATTGGCTATAGCTTTGAATTTTGTTGCGGACTCTTACTTTACGCTTTAATTTTAGTTTTTAATGGCGGGATAACATTCTCCGATTTAAGACGACTGCCCTGGCTTGGTAAATATTTAAAACCTTAATGGCTCATTTCCGCCACCGCCGCATCGGACCTCCCCATTGCCAATACGACAAAAGCAGTGTCAAGGCAATAAATAGAATAATCAGAAACTTATAGACAAAATAAACTCTGATCATTTTTAAAAAAACTAGGATAGCTCCTAATAATACCGGAATAACCAATAATTTAATAACAGAGCCGGAGCGCTCTTTATTTTTATAACTTGGATACGATAACAATAAAGCAAAAATCAAAACATAGGCAATGAAAGACATCATGTAACTTCCTCCCTTGACAAAATGAAATAATATATCCAGTATTTG is a window encoding:
- a CDS encoding putative polysaccharide biosynthesis protein is translated as MPRRTFVYGATILLGANLLNRLLGFAYQYLIMAHIGGEAYGLFTMVFPLYMLALVFTTAGIPLAIAKMVAEEVSLGRAYQARSIFRLAFWLLTVSGGFVSTSLYFLTPYIAHRIFPDPRVLTIFQICTPAIFIVSISSVFRGYFQGLQNMVPTAVSQICEQVIRVTVGYTTAVQLLKVGVEWAAAGLAIGMLAGEAVGLFVIIIHYQRSKIILTENSGPHPSSRHILSQLWHLASPVTVGRLFSTGLSALDAMLIPQCLLTAGYSAREATTLFGQLGGSAFTLLTFPSVFTFALATSLVPSISEAAAQRQFHILRARSSEAIRLTIMIGIPCLVILFYFSQPLTMFFKSPEISPVLRILALGGIFSYIQQTTTGILQGLGKVQLPVLHSIIAAVLRIPILIYLTSLPQWGLRGTAWAYVIGFIIMAALNLQAITRSSGMPIDLQRFLLQPFSGGIGMLLFFHTLDPKLGGHFIGYSFEFCCGLLLYALILVFNGGITFSDLRRLPWLGKYLKP